The Amblyomma americanum isolate KBUSLIRL-KWMA chromosome 3, ASM5285725v1, whole genome shotgun sequence genome window below encodes:
- the LOC144124166 gene encoding uncharacterized protein LOC144124166, translating to MTMLLQDEATYETVKRGPTKKVETELQRLLSDVLKFITPEGKHLYFRLLCHSGSAPAIYGLPKVHKPDVPLRPIVDFTHSPLHALSGYMHQVLRPLVRRTTTYVKDSSLVVKSVKVVTIDDEDVLVSFDVKSMFTSVSLDFAVSSCKCLLENDASLPSCTPFDVVDLCRLLEFCLRSTYFFFRKQHYKLLFGTAISASVSVVCANIALERIEADALGTFHPAPKLFLRYVDDCFCVIRRQDAGRFLEHPNSLQPTIQFTKEEEQKGAIPFLDVLVQRTSYGLATCVYRNPTHMIGT from the coding sequence ATGACGATGCTCCTCCAGGACGAGGCGACGTATGAAACAGTGAAACGTGGCCCCACAAAGAAAGTAGAGACAGAGCTTCAAAGACTACTTTCCGACGTCCTCAAGTTCATCACACCAGAGGGCAAGCACCTCTATTTTCGGCTTCTGTGCCACAGCGGTTCGGCGCCTGCTATCTACGGCCTTCCTAAGGTGCACAAACCGGACGTTCCACTACGCCCTATCGTAGACTTCACGCACTCTCCTTTGCACGCGCTGTCCGGATACATGCATCAAGTGCTTCGCCCTCTGGTTAGAAGAACAACGACGTATGTAAAGGACTCTTCCCTAGTCGTCAAGAGCGTTAAGGTCGTCACTATAGACGACGAGGATGTCCTAgtctctttcgacgtgaagtcaatGTTTACGTCAGTCTCGCTAGACTTCGCAGTTTCATCCTGCAAATGCCTTTTAGAAAACGACGCCTCGCTCCCTTCATGTACGCCTTTTGATGTTGTTGACCTTTGTCGTCTGCTCGAATTCTGCTTGCGCAGCACGTATTTTTTCTTCAGGAAGCAGCACTACAAACTACTGTTTGGTACAGCCATAAGTGCTTCCGTCTCAGTCGTGTGCGCAAACATTGCTCTAGAACGCATTGAAGCAGATGCACTTGGTACATTTCATCCAGCCCCTAAACTGTTTCTCCGGTACGTCGATGACTGTTTTTGTGTAATTCGCCGACAGGATGCAGGCCGTTTCCTTGAGCACCCGAACTCCTTACAGCCGACAATACAATTCACCAAAGAAGAAGAACAGAAAGGCGCCATTCCCTTCCTGGACGTACTTGTGCAAAGAACAAGCTATGGGCTCGCAACGTGCGTGTACCGCAATCCCACTCACATGATCGGTACCTGA